The Cydia amplana chromosome 23, ilCydAmpl1.1, whole genome shotgun sequence genome includes a region encoding these proteins:
- the LOC134658729 gene encoding PR domain zinc finger protein 5-like, whose product MMSIKQEKIKTEDIKPDLNKIKIEPEERKDPTSYLPEEPMVYTLKKKKKKKKHRQEDPFKDIEDKKPVEMIKDYEVEVESVPSLDPEISIKVENIEVELDFHDFAENGGLMVEGPQSEDSQEPEIKIEQQTHEAAILTFESIINNKTDKTVLGYSQETGIEAAPNYVCKICHLIFQSQKTLRMHQKRKHKVYRKSFKHICDYCGMSYEMKNSLGAHIKRKHGPNSSPDDREERTCEICALVFKGMTRLRMHMRRKHNLFEDSFQYECEDCGLTYDKYRSLVVHRQRKHTNITKPEPTQWFNCPFCPKIFTKRETYARHVQRKHRINEDGAENDNISQEFLETCVNKDTGEISCNECPLVFSSLNFLKLHMRRKHNALKEDFRLKCMICNLSYDKIESLKRHVRRKHDGGARCEVCNKQFDTREQYLNHSHVKVIKECPICGLIFSSQGGLGKHLRCTHKIDTPKTVFCNVCNEGFHDKRQLKPHLLKVHLNVSYTCRFCMKVFKAKESYRRHILFKHPAPNRDNNEQQNCEQCAETFADEFELSRHVHTVHSKKLESENSLVEIKNEEDIKELFQCTKCPVNYPIWDQLRLHYAQNHQLVQDTQCQICGQILPTIELAKHIKQLHTEDTVMECKHCEFKTTIRASMTQHMLRHKNATTIHCEYPGCRFKSFYEDAMVKHKKKHVDQGVKLQCSRCPFQTMNKYILRYHEEAHVTGKKRYTCDQCDYATILPANLVQHKYKHSTEKRFKCEYCPFASKYNTSLRFHVKKKHCDLPSFV is encoded by the exons ATGATGTcaataaaacaagaaaaaataaaaactgaagatatcaaaccagacctaaataaaattaaaattgaaccGGAAGAAAGAAAAGATCCGACATCCTATTTACCGGAAGAACCCATGGTTTATACAttaaagaagaaaaagaaaaaaaagaagcaTAGACAAGAGGACCCTTTCAAAGACATAGAGGATAAAAAACCGGTGGAGATGATAAAGGATTATGAAGTTGAGGTTGAGTCTGTACCGAGTTTGGATCCCGAGATTAGTATTAAAGTTGAGAACATTGAAGTTGAACTTGATTTTCATGAT TTTGCGGAAAATGGCGGACTAATGGTCGAAGGACCTCAAAGCGAGGACAGTCAGGAGCCGGAAATAAAAATCGAACAACAGACCCACGAAGCGGCAATTCTTACATTCGAGAGCATTATCAACAACAAGACAGACAAAACCGTTTTAGGTTACAGTCAAGAAACAGGCATAGAAGCCGCACCTAACTATGTCTGCAAAATATGCCATTTAATATTTCAATCTCAGAAAACTTTACGTATGCAccaaaaaagaaagcataaagtCTACCgaaaatcatttaaacacatatgCGATTACTGTGGAATGTCTTATGAAATGAAGAACAGTTTAGGAGCTCATATAAAAAGAAAACATGGCCCTAATTCGTCCCCAGATGATCGAGAGGAGAGGACATGTGAGATCTGTGCGTTAGTGTTCAAAGGGATGACAAGATTAAGAATGCATATGAGAAGAAAGCATAATCTCTTTGAAGACTCTTTTCAATATGAGTGTGAAGATTGCGGACTGACATATGATAAGTATAGGAGTTTAGTTGTTCATAGACAAAGAAAGCATACAAACATTACTAAACCAGAACCAACTCAATGGTTCAACTGTCCGTTTTGTCCTAAAATCTTTACTAAACGAGAAACTTACGCGAGACATGTACAAAGAAAACACAGGATTAATGAAGATGGTGCAGAGAATGATAATATATCCCAAGAGTTTCTAGAAACCTGTGTTAATAAAGACACTGGGGAAATATCATGTAACGAATGTCCTCTAGTCTTCTCCTCATTAAATTTCCTAAAACTGCATATGAGACGAAAACACAATGCGTTAAAAGAAGACTTTAGATTGAAGTGTATGATCTGTAACTTGTCATATGATAAGATTGAGAGTCTTAAACGCCATGTGAGAAGAAAACACGACGGTGGCGCCCGTTGTGAAGTGTGCAATAAACAGTTTGATACTAGAGAACAGTATTTAAACCATTCCCATGTAAAAGTGATAAAGGAATGTCCAATATGTGGTTTGATATTCTCTTCGCAAGGTGGTTTAGGAAAGCATTTACGGTGTACACACAAAATTGACACACCGAAGACTGTGTTCTGCAATGTATGTAACGAAGGTTTCCATGATAAGAGACAGTTGAAACCGCATTTACTAAAAGTGCATTTAAATGTGTCATACACTTGTAGGTTTTGTATGAAAGTGTTCAAAGCTAAGGAGAGTTACAGACGTCACATTTTGTTTAAACATCCAGCACCAAATCGCGATAATAACGAGCAACAGAACTGCGAGCAATGTGCTGAAACTTTTGCAGACGAGTTTGAACTCAGTCGTCATGTACACACGGTACATTCTAAGAAGTTAGAATCTGAGAATTCTTTAGTTGAAATCAAGAATGAAGAAGATATTAAAGAGTTGTTTCAATGCACGAAGTGTCCAGTAAACTATCCAATTTGGGATCAGCTTAGGTTACACTATGCGCAGAACCACCAGTTAGTCCAAGACACTCAATGTCAAATATGCGGGCAAATCCTCCCTACGATCGAACTAGCCAAACATATAAAGCAGCTCCACACAGAAGACACTGTCATGGAGTGTAAACACTGCGAGTTTAAAACTACCATTAGAGCTAGTATGACACAGCATATGCTAAGACACAAAAATGCTACTACGATCCATTGTGAATATCCAGGTTGTAGATTCAAATCATTCTATGAGGACGCAATGGTTAAACATAAGAAAAAACATGTTGACCAAGGTGTAAAACTACAATGTAGTAGATGTCCTTTTCAAACTATGAATAAGTACATTTTAAGGTATCACGAAGAAGCTCACGTCACTGGCAAGAAGAGATACACTTGTGACCAATGTGACTATGCTACTATACTACCCGCTAACTTGGTACAACATAAGTATAAGCATTCAACGGAAAAAAGGTTCAAATGCGAATACTGCCCGTTCGCTAGTAAATATAATACATCGTTACGTTTCCATGTTAAGAAAAAGCACTGTGATCTCCCGTCTTTTGTTTGA
- the LOC134658848 gene encoding adrenodoxin-like protein 1, mitochondrial codes for MFQAVLKRCLLPSNLKLFSVARSATIRRIHVTPALKHGEYEWQDPKSEEEVVNIVYVTKDGKKHPVRGKVGDNVLYLAHRYGIEMEGACEASLACTTCHVYVNENYLDQLPPSEEKEDDLLDMAPFLKENSRLGCQIILTKDLEGMELQLPKATRNFYVDGHTPTPH; via the exons ATGTTTCAGGCAGTTTTAAAGCGCTGCTTACTTCCGTCGAACTTGAAATTGTTTAGTGTAGCCCGCTCAGCTACTATAAGAAGAATTCATGTAACCCCAG CTTTAAAACACGGCGAATATGAGTGGCAGGATCCCAAGTCAGAGGAAGAGGT TGTAAATATCGTATACGTAACTAAGGACGGTAAAAAACACCCAGTAAGAGGCAAGGTCGGCGACAACGTGTTGTATTTGGCTCATAGATATGGAATCGAAATGGAAG GAGCATGTGAAGCATCACTAGCATGTACAACCTGTCACGTATATGTCAATGAGAACTATCTGGACCAGCTACCGCCATCTGAAGAGAAGGAAGATGATTTACTTGATATGGCGCCGTTTTTGAAAGAGAATTCTAGATTAG GTTGTCAAATTATACTAACCAAAGACCTGGAAGGCATGGAACTACAACTACCGAAAGCTACAAGAAACTTCTATGTGGACGGACATACGCCTACACCTCACTGA
- the LOC134658893 gene encoding zinc finger protein 682-like → MEDYLEEDEIKIEYYDDFERDPLCEKSGNNAIRSSDAVNDIVSSSALHGEKPLINDVQYDSIDNSINSSPEMTIFEPEQEDFEVYMNAEPTNQVNWYRAIDETGKFVCRFCDLTYSTVQTIRHHVKTKHPSEANALRNIIKNNIRNPKIKCHICKKRFKAVNYLKEHIKQDHSGNIQRSCQVCFAAFNNDQEMTEHLFQEHQKRTNTKMHSCSLCGYQTRKLSHYKQHRNTHLGNKEMKCGSCDYATNYLPNLKIHQRIHTNYKPYLCTFYNCGYRCSAKSALRSHQLKHNPEENMLYCDKCTYKTVYKSSLKKHIESHKRNSLKFM, encoded by the exons ATGGAAGACTACTTAGAAGAAGACGAAATCAAAATAGAATATTATGACGATTTCGAAAGGGATCCTTTGTGTGAGAAATCAGGAAATAACGCGATCCGGAGTAGTGACGCAGTGAATGACATTGTTTCTTCAAGTGCTCTACATGGCGAG aaGCCGTTAATCAATGACGTACAATATGACTCCATTGATAATTCGATTAATTCATCACCAGAAATGACCATTTTTGAACCTGAACAAGAAGACTTTGAAGTTTAT ATGAATGCTGAACCAACAAACCAAGTCAATTGGTACAGAGCTATTGATGAGACAGGCAAATTTGTGTGCCGCTTCTGTGACCTGACTTACTCCACCGTTCAAACGATTCGCCACCACGTCAAAACGAAACATCCTAGTGAAGCAAATGCTTTAAGAAacatcattaaaaataacattagaaACCCCAAAATTAAATGCCATATATGCAAGAAAAGATTCAAAGCTGTGAACTATCTAAAAGAGCATATCAAACAGGATCACTCTGGAAATATACAAAGGTCCTGTCAAGTTTGCTTCGCAGCTTTTAATAATGATCAAGAAATGACTGAACATCTATTTCAAGAGCATCAGAAACGAACCAACACCAAAATGCATTCCTGTTCTCTGTGTGGATATCAAACTAGAAAACTATCACATTACAAGCAGCACAGAAATACGCATTTAGGAAATAAAGAAATGAAATGTGGTTCTTGTGATTATGCAACTAATTATTTGCCGAATTTGAAGATACATCAGAGAATCCATACAAATTATAAGCCGTATTTATGCACATTTTATAACTGTGGTTACCGCTGTAGTGCTAAGTCTGCCTTGAGAAGCCATCAACTAAAGCACAATCCGGAAGAGAATATGCTGTATTGTGACaaatgcacttataaaacagTGTATAAGAGCTCATTGAAGAAACATATTGAAAGCCATAAGAGGAACAGTTTGAAATTTATGTAG